The Neomonachus schauinslandi chromosome 4, ASM220157v2, whole genome shotgun sequence genome includes a region encoding these proteins:
- the LOC110579149 gene encoding small ubiquitin-related modifier 2-like, with the protein MTDEKHKEGVKTENNYHINLKVAGQDGSVVQFKIKRHTPLSKLMKAYCERQDTPAQLEMKDEDKTDVFQQ; encoded by the exons ATGACTGATGAAAAGCACAAGGAAGGAGTCAAGACTGAGAACAACTATCATATTAACTTGAAGGTGGCGGGGCAGGATGGTTCTGTGGTGCAGTTTAAGATTAAGAGGCATACACCACTTAGTAAACTAATGAAAGCCTATTGTGAACGACAGG ACACACCTGCACAGTTGGAAATGAAGGATGAAGATAAAACTGATGTGTTCCAGCAGTAG